In the genome of Podarcis raffonei isolate rPodRaf1 chromosome 17, rPodRaf1.pri, whole genome shotgun sequence, one region contains:
- the SPICE1 gene encoding spindle and centriole-associated protein 1, whose translation MSLLRASRLPASGAKRKPPKKARRKKQDWDNTVHDLTVHRATPEDLVRRHEMHKSKNKGIVHFELQEKALKSKWKKQRPRVPESLEKKKLALMREILSDQYQLQEVLERSDQAMAVVKDLFGDAPRRHLGFPNVTVAPDYDVESSQGPIVQKCDPHTQLSLLSDSVMDPQALNEVEGENYLMCKTNSENDTYLSFRSDTDTERMLHLLKEENSVAGGQHEVSKQQVSSQEVYVLSTPTTNVQPLGSTALNATNVVKKVHSKLRYEEQTPDATYIVQQVLNANVRKQKQTTKVKKKQSVQTPEAQKRSNSSAAAASLDLEPNGNKSSLEVLNQMVRDMENEMEEYERWMGHEVQQVHSSQGLSGFTRSLVNALCRVLRYLKETETRLRQEKLNRQQLEGELSEHRALIDALTAEVLLAREENIAMQNKFQHYTVVTDEQLTSLTCAFKGLPITDSGELSVRSPEAAQEKCLSNYVGPKRNTQVDIPNKAPVFPNPLDKMHPTPSLPACLFQPAVLLSPPQQKSSQAFPPLQNDSTGRESEGEQKSSLSNKPQTVEEDGSLFTQKGAGLLQSSVQPDGQPLASAFSAVPSQSPDGFSERPNSDVTMILTQSDDLQGQIAELTLQNTVIKAQLSKFRHCPQEAWDILQQPFSAQSGSVLEGQGHGDAVSSLKELPRSLDERIAELNRQSAEARSKLVQLTNQQTLPTFVSVSPPVSPIPSPPVNLLENGKRRTIEVSVPVAEILDSSKENSPSPASGSSTKRSADVSSQVCLPLNTSVGNVQLTYDSHRIKPKKQGEDGWFALSTHIG comes from the exons atgtcCCTTCTGAGGGCGAGTCGCTTGCCGGCCTCGGGAGCCAAGAGGAAGCCGCCCAAGAAggcgaggaggaagaagcaggactGGGAC AACACTGTTCATGATCTCACCGTGCATCGTGCAACTCCTGAAGATCTC GTACGACGCCATGAGATGCACAAGTCAAAGAACAAAGGCATTGTACACTTTGAACTGCAAGAAAAAGCACTGAAGAGCAAATGGAAGAAGCAGAGACCAAGAGTTCCAGAATCTCTAGAAAAAAAGAAACTGGCCTTGATGAGAGAG atTCTTTCTGATCAGTACCAGTTACAGGAAGTCCTGGAGAGATCTGATCAGGCCATGGCTGTGGTGAAGGATCTATTTGGAGATGCCCCTCGCAGGCATTTAG GTTTCCCAAATGTGACTGTGGCTCCTGATTATGATGTAGAATCCTCTCAAGGTCCCATCGTACAAAAATGTGATCCCCACACACAGCTCTCTCTTCTTAGTGATTCTGTCATGGATCCACAG GCTCTCAATGAAGTAGAAGGAGAAAATTATTTGATGTGCAAGACAAACAGTGAGAACGATACGTATTTGAGCTTCAGATCTGACACTGATACAGAGAG GATGCTTCACCTTCTGAAAGAAGAAAACTCTGTGGCCGGTGGCCAGCATGAAGTTTCTAAGCAACAAGTATCATCACAGGAAGTCTATGTGCTTTCAACCCCAACAACAAATGTTCAGCCATTGGGATCCACAG cCCTTAATGCTACTAATGTAGTCAAGAAAGTCCACTCAAAACTTCGGTATGAAGAGCAGACTCCAGATGCCACATACATTGTGCAGCAAGTACTGAACGCCAATGTAAGGAAGCAAAAGCAAACCACAAAAG TGAAGAAGAAGCAAAGTGTGCAGACCCCGGAAGCACAGAAGAGGAGTAACTCGAGTGCTGCTGCAGCTTCCCTTGACCTTGAGCCCAATGGCAACAAATCCAGCCTTGAGGTCTTGAACCAAATGGTGCGCGATATGGAGAATGAAATGGAGGAATATGAGAGATGGATGGGCCATGAAGTCCAGCAAGTCCACAGCAGCCAAGGTCTCTCTGGATTTACCCGCTCGCTGGTGAACGCTCTGTGTCGGGTTCTGCGCTATTTGAAGGAG ACTGAGACAAGGCTGCGTCAAGAAAAGCTGAACAGGCAGCAGCTTGAAGGAGAGCTAAGTGAACACAGGGCCCTCATTGATGCTCTAACTGCTGAAGTCCTCCTGGCGAGAGAAGAAAATATTGCTATGCAG AATAAGTTTCAGCACTACACGGTTGTAACAGATGAACAACTGACTTCACTCACATGTGCATTTAAAGGGCTTCCCATTACAGATTCTGGAGAACTTTCAGTCAGGAGTCCTGAGGCAGCTCAAG AAAAATGCCTCTCAAACTACGTTGGGCCAAAGAGAAATACACAAGTGGATATTCCCAATAAAGCCCCAGTGTTTCCAAATCCTTTGGATAAAATGCATCCAACCCCATCTTTACCAGCTTGTTTATTCCAACCAGCTGTTTTGTTATCTCCACCACAACAGAAGAGCAGTCAGGCATTCCCTCCTCTTCAGAATG ACTCCACTGGGAGAGAATCAGAAGGAGAGCAAAAGTCCTCTCTGTCGAACAAGCCACAGACGGTGGAAGAGGATGGCAGTTTGTTCACCCAGAAAGGTGCTGGCCTTTTGCAGAGTTCTGTACAGCCAGATGGCCAGCCGTTAGCAAGTGCCTTCTCTGCGGTGCCAAGCCAAAGCCCTGACGGCTTTTCAGAGAGGCCTAATTCTGATGTGACCATGATTCTCACCCAGAGTGATGATCTGCAGGGACAAATAGCTGAGCTAACACTCCAGAACACTGTCATTAAAGCTCAGCTGAGCAAATTCAGGCATTGCCCTCAGGAGGCATGGGATATTTTGCAGCAGCCATTTTCGGCGCAGAGTGGATCAGTGCTAGAGGGGCAG GGACATGGTGATGCCGTAAGCAGCTTGAAAGAATTACCAAGGAGCTTGGATGAACGAATAGCTGAACTGAACCGCCAGAGTGCAGAAGCACGCAGCAAACTGGTGCAGCTGACCAATCAGCAAACGTTACCAACATTCGTCTCTGTGTCTCCGCCAGTTTCACCAATTCCATCACCACCCGTAAATCTGCTTG AAAACGGAAAGAGAAGAACAATTGAGGTGTCTGTTCCAGTTGCAGAAATTCTGGATAGTTCCAAAGAAAATAGTCCTTCTCCCGCCAGTGGATCCAGTACAAAGAG ATCTGCAGATGTGTCTAGCCAGGTGTGCTTACCACTAAATACCTCAGTGGGAAATGTACAGTTGACTTACGACAGTCATAGAATAAAG CCTAAAAAGCAAGGAGAAGATGGCTGGTTTGCCTTGTCAACACATATTGGTTAG